In the genome of Pirellulaceae bacterium, one region contains:
- a CDS encoding FliM/FliN family flagellar motor C-terminal domain-containing protein, which produces MPSDVSVSVTHQDDDETRSASSPQVRVDGAHDKPISTPAPYAWQDLNLSSEKIEVEVRLGNRGLTLRELELLKSGQVIRLETLLDEPVELLMDREVMAYGRIVIVDSRMAIQITELRQSPRRRTA; this is translated from the coding sequence ATGCCGAGTGACGTAAGCGTTTCCGTGACTCACCAAGATGACGATGAGACACGTTCGGCCAGTTCGCCACAGGTGCGAGTTGATGGTGCGCACGACAAGCCGATTTCAACGCCAGCTCCCTACGCCTGGCAAGACCTCAATCTTTCATCCGAGAAAATTGAGGTGGAAGTCAGGTTGGGAAACCGCGGACTCACGTTGCGCGAGTTGGAATTACTCAAGTCGGGACAAGTGATTCGGCTCGAGACCTTGTTGGACGAACCGGTGGAACTCCTGATGGATCGGGAGGTGATGGCTTACGGACGAATTGTGATTGTCGATTCTCGTATGGCGATTCAGATCACGGAATTGCGACAGTCACCTCGTCGACGAACAGCCTGA
- a CDS encoding alpha/beta hydrolase-fold protein has protein sequence MNRIQMLDQDLNTNSLSTNRTSTTGSNSKQAVEHSFFVPLHYEPNYAYPLVVWLHGPSDGHRQLKQVMPHISMRNYVGVAPGWPPAKAAEQGESEFASVWSQDAHGIVETMSRVHECVQLAKNRFNIAPKRVFLAGFDCGGTMAIRLGLAAPNRFAGVASLGGPVPTGNNPLSNLLQARSLPMLIGYGRESEQYPVSQICEELRLFHIAGLSLNLRQYPCGHELTTQMLSDLDAWMMQIVTGVDSCSESAPEYLRFEEN, from the coding sequence ATGAATCGCATACAGATGCTTGATCAGGATTTAAACACCAACTCTTTATCCACAAATCGAACTTCCACGACGGGATCGAATTCGAAGCAAGCTGTCGAACACAGCTTTTTCGTGCCCCTGCACTATGAGCCCAACTATGCTTATCCCTTAGTCGTCTGGTTGCATGGACCGAGTGACGGGCATCGGCAACTCAAGCAGGTGATGCCGCATATTAGTATGCGCAATTATGTTGGTGTCGCGCCCGGATGGCCTCCAGCGAAAGCTGCGGAGCAGGGCGAGTCTGAGTTTGCCTCGGTATGGTCGCAGGATGCCCATGGCATCGTGGAAACCATGTCGCGTGTTCACGAGTGTGTTCAATTGGCGAAAAATCGTTTCAACATCGCTCCCAAACGGGTCTTCCTGGCCGGTTTCGATTGTGGGGGAACGATGGCGATTCGCTTGGGATTGGCGGCACCGAACCGGTTTGCTGGAGTGGCTTCCTTGGGAGGGCCCGTTCCCACCGGAAATAATCCGCTCTCGAATTTGCTTCAAGCACGCAGCTTGCCTATGCTGATCGGCTATGGTCGTGAAAGTGAGCAGTATCCGGTCAGTCAGATCTGTGAAGAGCTGCGCTTGTTTCATATTGCAGGGCTCTCTTTGAACCTGAGACAGTATCCCTGTGGTCATGAATTGACGACTCAGATGCTGAGCGATCTAGATGCTTGGATGATGCAGATTGTCACGGGAGTCGACAGCTGCTCGGAGTCAGCACCCGAATATCTCCGCTTCGAAGAAAACTGA
- a CDS encoding TIGR00282 family metallophosphoesterase: MRILHIGDIVGKPGRKIVSQCLPILKQREELDLVIANGENASGGSGITPQIYRELIDAGVDCITLGDHIYRRREIMTILEADEPIVKPANFPATAPGKNWTTATGRNGVQIAVFSLLGRVFMRPVDCPWTAADRVLEEIPTEIKIRWLDFHAEATSDMQLMGRYLDGRVTAVLGTHTHVPTADEQILKNGTAFQCDIGMTGPHDSILGRRVDRVQETTLSFRPTHFEVASHDLRLNGTIVDACEETGVAKSIQRVAVTEAILKSWQ, encoded by the coding sequence GTGCGAATTCTGCACATCGGGGATATCGTTGGGAAACCTGGACGCAAAATTGTTTCTCAATGCCTCCCGATTTTGAAGCAACGCGAAGAGCTCGACCTTGTAATCGCTAACGGTGAAAATGCCTCCGGTGGTTCCGGGATCACTCCGCAGATCTATCGTGAACTCATCGACGCCGGTGTTGATTGCATCACTCTCGGCGATCACATCTATCGCCGCCGAGAAATCATGACGATTCTCGAAGCGGACGAACCCATTGTGAAGCCGGCAAACTTTCCGGCGACTGCTCCAGGAAAAAACTGGACGACGGCCACCGGTCGCAATGGTGTGCAAATCGCCGTCTTTAGCCTGCTAGGACGCGTCTTTATGCGGCCTGTAGATTGTCCCTGGACAGCTGCTGACCGAGTTTTGGAGGAGATTCCCACTGAGATTAAGATTCGCTGGCTCGACTTTCATGCGGAAGCGACGAGCGACATGCAGCTGATGGGCCGATATCTTGACGGTCGCGTCACGGCCGTTCTCGGGACCCATACCCATGTGCCGACAGCCGATGAGCAGATCTTGAAAAACGGAACGGCATTTCAGTGTGACATCGGGATGACAGGACCGCACGACAGTATTCTCGGCCGACGCGTTGATCGTGTGCAAGAGACGACGCTTTCCTTTCGGCCAACCCATTTTGAAGTTGCCTCCCACGACCTGCGCCTGAATGGCACGATTGTCGATGCGTGCGAGGAAACGGGAGTGGCGAAATCAATCCAACGGGTTGCTGTGACCGAAGCGATCTTGAAGAGTTGGCAGTAA
- the rny gene encoding ribonuclease Y, which translates to MHPVVVGAISSVVGATLAFLFVKLLDRLRRRDAESEAQLILGSARVEATNRMKEAELEIKEASIQQKADMDSELNKSRDQLRDRERSLDKRQEATEQQTEHLRKQERIVEATQRRLTEKINDTDKRNNDLGKLLDLQRQTLHELSGLNRDEATGRLLEMLEKELQQETGAIIMRHQKKVEETCREKARELLITTLQRYAAAHTAESTTSSVDIPNDEMKGRIIGREGRNIRSFEKETGVDVIIDDTPGVVIVSAFDPVRREIARQSLIKLIADGRIHPSRIEEVVAETTKEIEQYIEKQGEEAAHEADVHGLNPRIVSMLGRLCFRTSYSQNVLRHSIEVAFLAGMLAEMVGLDGQIARRCGLLHDIGKAADHEMEGGHPKIGADLLKRSGEGPEVVHAALGHHDEIVVEHPYTVLVATADACSASRPGARRETLERYIKRMEELESIANEFSGVDQAFAIQAGRELRVIANARETSDEAASKISHDIAKAFEERLTYPGEIKITVVRESRFTEIAR; encoded by the coding sequence ATGCATCCCGTCGTAGTCGGAGCGATCAGCAGTGTGGTCGGAGCGACGCTCGCTTTTCTGTTCGTGAAACTCCTTGATCGTTTACGAAGGAGAGATGCCGAGTCGGAAGCTCAATTGATTTTGGGTAGCGCACGTGTCGAAGCAACAAATCGCATGAAGGAGGCGGAGCTGGAGATCAAGGAGGCAAGTATTCAGCAAAAAGCCGATATGGATAGCGAGTTGAACAAGAGCCGCGACCAATTGCGTGATCGAGAACGCTCGCTTGACAAACGGCAGGAAGCCACGGAGCAGCAGACCGAGCATCTCCGCAAGCAGGAGCGGATCGTCGAGGCGACCCAACGCCGCCTAACGGAAAAGATTAACGATACCGATAAACGCAATAACGATTTAGGAAAGTTGTTGGACTTGCAGCGACAAACGTTGCATGAGCTAAGTGGTTTGAATCGCGACGAGGCGACCGGTCGCCTGTTGGAAATGCTTGAGAAAGAGCTGCAACAGGAAACGGGTGCCATCATTATGCGTCACCAAAAAAAGGTGGAGGAAACCTGTCGCGAGAAAGCCCGCGAACTGCTGATCACCACGCTGCAACGTTATGCCGCAGCTCATACGGCCGAATCGACCACCAGTAGCGTGGATATTCCCAACGATGAAATGAAGGGACGCATCATCGGACGAGAAGGCCGTAATATCCGATCTTTTGAAAAAGAGACGGGTGTTGATGTGATCATCGATGATACCCCCGGTGTGGTGATCGTAAGTGCCTTTGATCCTGTGCGACGTGAAATCGCACGTCAATCATTGATCAAACTGATTGCGGATGGTCGGATTCATCCCTCCAGAATTGAAGAGGTTGTTGCTGAAACGACCAAAGAAATTGAGCAGTACATCGAGAAGCAGGGGGAAGAGGCGGCACATGAGGCCGATGTACATGGTTTGAATCCGCGCATCGTGAGCATGCTTGGCCGACTTTGTTTTCGCACAAGTTACAGCCAAAACGTGCTGCGGCATTCGATCGAAGTTGCCTTCTTGGCCGGCATGCTCGCTGAAATGGTCGGACTTGATGGCCAAATCGCTCGTCGTTGTGGTTTGTTGCACGACATCGGGAAAGCGGCAGATCATGAGATGGAAGGTGGACATCCGAAGATTGGTGCCGATTTGCTCAAGCGGTCGGGCGAAGGTCCGGAGGTCGTGCATGCTGCCTTGGGACATCATGATGAGATCGTTGTTGAACACCCCTACACGGTGCTTGTTGCAACTGCCGATGCTTGCAGTGCTTCACGACCGGGGGCTCGACGTGAAACGTTGGAAAGATACATCAAACGTATGGAAGAATTGGAGTCGATCGCGAACGAGTTTAGCGGTGTTGACCAAGCGTTTGCCATTCAAGCGGGACGTGAGTTGCGCGTCATTGCCAATGCAAGGGAGACAAGTGACGAGGCGGCGTCCAAAATCTCCCACGATATCGCGAAAGCTTTCGAAGAACGTTTGACCTATCCTGGAGAAATCAAGATTACCGTTGTGCGTGAATCAAGGTTCACTGAGATTGCTCGTTAA
- the tilS gene encoding tRNA lysidine(34) synthetase TilS, producing MSADDSSETVNHHFAERLKADWPPANWNNSNVIIAVSGGPDSTALLHGISQLQPHRERLFAAHFNHQLRGEASLADQYFVEACCRKLQIQCVVGLADPSEFEQHRSGEGIESAARQLRYRFLTTTAKKLGARFITTGHTADDRIETVLHHILRGTGLAGLAGIPRVRVIHEAVTLIRPLLSMQRSDILEYLSDLGEEPQFDEANLETCFTRNRIRLNLLPQLEREFNPEVRSALLRLAQIAEEAQSTLHQIAADLLDAATEKIASNETTLNTAYFESISDHLRRECFVCLWQRQGWPLQSMQFRHWQQLADLSSSSGSTSFCQFPGGISGQRIENLLRLTATR from the coding sequence ATGTCTGCTGACGATTCAAGTGAAACGGTCAATCACCACTTTGCCGAGCGACTCAAAGCCGATTGGCCACCGGCAAACTGGAATAACTCGAACGTGATTATTGCCGTCTCGGGCGGCCCCGACAGTACGGCACTTTTGCATGGAATTTCGCAACTACAGCCACACCGAGAACGCCTTTTCGCAGCCCATTTCAACCATCAACTCCGCGGGGAGGCTTCCCTTGCAGACCAATATTTTGTGGAGGCTTGCTGCCGCAAGCTGCAAATCCAATGCGTGGTTGGCCTTGCCGATCCAAGCGAGTTTGAGCAGCATCGATCGGGAGAAGGTATCGAGTCGGCAGCCCGCCAACTTCGCTATCGTTTTTTAACCACCACGGCCAAAAAGCTGGGGGCCCGCTTCATTACCACCGGCCACACGGCGGATGATCGAATCGAAACCGTTCTTCATCACATCCTGCGCGGAACCGGATTGGCGGGGCTTGCAGGCATTCCTCGAGTTCGAGTGATCCACGAGGCGGTCACGCTCATCCGACCGCTATTGTCAATGCAACGATCCGACATCCTGGAGTACCTGAGTGATTTAGGAGAAGAACCACAGTTCGACGAGGCCAACCTCGAAACCTGCTTTACGCGCAATCGCATTCGCTTGAATCTGCTGCCTCAATTGGAACGAGAATTTAATCCCGAAGTCCGATCCGCGCTGCTTCGATTGGCGCAAATCGCCGAGGAGGCCCAATCTACCCTGCACCAAATCGCAGCGGACCTACTCGATGCGGCCACAGAAAAGATTGCCTCAAACGAAACCACCCTTAATACCGCCTATTTTGAATCAATCTCAGACCATTTGCGGCGAGAATGCTTTGTTTGCCTCTGGCAACGCCAGGGGTGGCCCTTGCAATCCATGCAGTTTCGTCACTGGCAACAATTGGCCGATCTCTCCAGTTCGAGCGGTTCCACCAGCTTCTGCCAGTTTCCGGGGGGGATTTCTGGACAGCGTATCGAGAATTTGCTGCGGCTCACGGCAACTCGTTAG